In the genome of Phacochoerus africanus isolate WHEZ1 chromosome 10, ROS_Pafr_v1, whole genome shotgun sequence, one region contains:
- the LOC125138219 gene encoding translationally-controlled tumor protein-like codes for MVIYQDLISHKEMFCSIYKIQELADGPCLETEGKMVSRTEGGTDDSLLGGNASAEGPEGTGTQSPVITGVDVVRNHHLQETSFTKEAEKKNIRDDMKSIKGKREEQGPERVKPEVKPFMASAAERIQHILANFKNDQFFIGENMNADGMVMAALLD; via the exons ATGGTCATCTACCAGGACCTCATCAGCCACAAGGAGATGTTCTGCAGCATCTACAAGATCCAGGAGCTCGCGGACGGGCCGTGTCTGGAGACGGAGGGGAAGATGGTCAGTAGGACAGAGGGTGGCACAGATGACTCGCTCCTTGGTGGAAATGCCTCTGCTGAAGGGCCCGAGGGCACAGGTACCCAAAGCCCAGTAATCACTGGTGTCGACGTTGTTAGGAACCATCACCTGCAAGAAACCAGCTTCACGAAGGAAGCCGAGAAGAAAAACATCAGAGATGACATGAAGTCGATCAAAGGGAAACGTGAAGAACAGGGACCAGAAAGAgtaaaaccgga agtaaaacctTTTATGGCAAGTGCTGCAGAGCGAATCCAGCACATCCTTGCTAACTTCAAAAACGATCAGTTCTTCATTGGTGAAAACATGAATGCCGATGGCATGGTCATGGCTGCTCTGCTGGACTAG